Within the Arachis duranensis cultivar V14167 chromosome 10, aradu.V14167.gnm2.J7QH, whole genome shotgun sequence genome, the region atacatcttcagcaactccatccactgtaataatacttttatctgctaacacaaaacgagttgccgacctttttaagggagggagcctcaaaacatcatatacagataaaggcattatactaacacatgctcctaaatcacacatgcagtcagaaaatatcacacctacaatggtacagttaaccatgcatggacctgggtcactacatttttcaggtaaatttcccattaaagcagatatataactacctaaaggaatagtttctaattcattaattttgtctttatgtatgcatagatcctttagaaactttgcgtatttaggtacctgttgaataacatcaaaaaggggaacagttacctcaatctttttgaatatttctaccattttgggatcaggttccaactgctttctggacttccttgcaagttgtgaaaATAGAATAGGAATGGTGTTTTCTACAGTGTCTGCGTCCCTTAGTGCTTCTTCCTGTGATCTAGCGTCTTCTTCCTGAGCCATGTCCTGTATATCCTTTTCTTCctcaacatcttctatttccactacctcttcagctgaggcgtgCTCAGGTAGGTTTGGCTCTtcctgattcctctcttgcaatgtggttccagaccttagggtgatggcattagtgccaccctttggattgggtaatggttgagaggggagtccaccagagcttgaggactagTTGTTGGAGCTGTTTAGTGATTCAATCTatgagacaagggcttgcaaagTAGAATTCAGACCATTCAGAGTAGAAGTgaggttgttttccatggcctgttGTCTCTGATCATtagattgtagtaactcatcattaggagataaagagggataagtgatctgaggggtctgctgagatgcttgagcCTGTCTTAAGTGAAGTGCTCTGTAGGCCTAATTCTGATTCTactgcctgaagttgttattgttattccacctctgatttccattgttatctctgcctcctctgttatgattgtgcctccaaccctggttagaattatctctccagccttggttagagttatcctgccatccatggttatagctgccaccttgattgtacccttgattggggcggtcatagaagttatgagtggctgctacagtgtGGTCTTCCGGTTGGAGTTGCGGACACTTATCAGTGtagtgactgtaatctgcacagattccacatactctttgtggaaccaactgctggctgtgatgtggtggagaaggctgaacttgctgaggcTGTTGTTGACTTAGCTacatctgcttcagcaagttagtcatttcacataagctcttagctatagcagcagtctctttGCTAGTGGATACCTCTGTAACAGCTCTTTACTGACTTTTTTTCTGCCTATGGTTCCTAGTAGATTCggctaagtcgctgatcaattgccatgcttcttacgtagtcttgtactttttcatagacccattgctagcaccttccaatgtggtcctatcttgagatttcatgccCTTTGTAAAGTAGCCGAGtaacactatcttgtcaatcatatggtgtGGAGATGCTTCTAGAAGATTATTAAagcgttccaagtattcatagagagtttcagattcatcctgaacgatcatggACATGTATTTCCTCAGTTTATCGGCAACCTCAGTtggaaagaatttctccaaaaattctcttctaagcgtatCCTAGTTGGAAACAGTCGTTCctggttgagtgtagtaccactctcttgccttttcctcaagagagaatgggaaggcttTTAACAGAATGGAGATTTCATAAGTGCCATCACGCTTAATAGTAGAACAGGCAGTCTGAAAAttcctaaggtgcttgataggctcttgagcagataagccatgaaacttgggcatcaagttgagtagcgaagactttattttgaaatccacagccactgctgggtggtgtgcctggaatggttgtagtgtaaaatcaggggctccttcctcctggatagtgactctcctaggtgctgccatgtcacctgcacgtaaatcaactagatcagtagagagggagcttgtttcttccttagatgacaTTTCAGGTTTGTCTTCAGAGAGGACTCGCCGatgccgagcttgccttatacgtgaaatagttctttcaatctcagggtcaaatactagcaagcttggatcaggaagtgaatgcgtcatttaacgaaagaaacgtgcagctcatagtaacaaaataaaaagaaaaaaattgcaattaaataaatgccaatcaataaattagcatactgttgcaactccccggcaacagcgccaaaaattgacgtggcagaaattgacgagttaagaaattattaacAGAAAtatgcaagtacagtccttaaccagccgaaattccgcttatcaatttagaagggttgtcacaatattgaaattaaaatattgggagtatgaatcccaggtcgtctcccaacgagttgtagAGAGATGtgttattttatcaatcaggtgttttcaaaaatggttgagttgataaacaggaaattaatttagagaatttaattaattttaaataaaagccttgagtgggagtagattagttggaagccctattcttgttgaagtactctcatgattaattaataattggaagttgctctgcttagttatcccttactgggtaaaggaaagtcaagcaagttggaaagctGTTTCTAGTCATAagttctaatcctctcccttgggaggGGCTAGTGTCAATGATTAGAGGTTGATCCAACAATAAatccaattataatttctctcttgagtaATTTAACTCAAggtttcctttcaatcatctcccaatcaagttatggaactagtcactcatcataattataaacttcacagaatcaatgggaaaaataaaagaagacataataaataataatgaatgggattaatttaaaataaaaatagtctatattaataacttgtgaaaataatccaatgtcaactctggggggattaagaatatggaaaaataaatggaaagtaaataacagaatataatgactagtatcggaggtagactcttcttaAAAGTTAAAGCCAaatcttcaaaatcctaattatgaatgttcaagtgagTAAACCTAGGGGAGGcgtaaattcagatctaaaaactaaaaattatgcggaATAAATGTTGTTctctgtctctgcatgttccttggctctaatctgtgtttctgggccgaaaactgggttgagtAGCTGAGAAGTTTAAGGTGAGAAGTTTAAGGATGGCAGGCAGGGTCGGGTAAGGCAAAAACTTGCCTCACTGCCAAACCTATACGTAGTGGATTAGTTCTCGATCTGTccagttaaaaaaatatcatagaaaaaatagtttttttaagTAGAATAATTTCTCATTAATAACAATATTTATGgagatttatttttgttggaatTTACCTGTgacaattttatttgttaacatcatattcattcttgaagtcaaaaaaatatcttgaaGTCAAAAGAATATCATCAATATTGTTACCTATTAAAATTTCACATTTTATGACATAATTTTCAAGTTTTGAAACTTAGACTTATACCATTACAAAAGCTATTAAGTTAGTTAATATTCCTTAATAATATTACTAGAACATCATCGTTGAGTATTAGTTTGTGGGAAGAGaaaccaataataatttttgttattcaatatataatttattaaaaaatatatataataattattactataaatattttataaagttataattaaaatcaaaggttaacaattttaatattaaaattattaaaaaataattattatttattttaattaatttgagttggTTGAGTAGTTATCTCACTCGTCTACTTACGAAAGTATTTTTGAATCTCGCTTATGTATATAACAACTCATTGGCTAGCAATAGACCCTTAATAAATGGAGCTTCAATCCATGGTGGATTAGTTCTCGACTTGCCGAGTTGAAAAATACagtgaaaaaaaatagtatttgtcttgaaaatagaataattatcATTGATAACAATACTTGTGGAGATTTGTCTTTGTTGAAATTAAATGTGATAACTTTATTTATTGGTATCATATTCATTCATGAAGTCAAAACAATATGATCAACATTGCTATCGGTTAATATTTCACATTTTATGACAtgattttcaagttttcaaacttATATATAGATTTATTTCTTTACAAAAGCTATTAGATTGATTAATATTCCTTAATTAGTAATATTACTAAAACACTATCATTGAGTATtaatttgtatgaaaaaaatcataataactttggtattcaatatatatataaattttattttattgaaaaaaatcatTATTCCTAGATTGGTAAATGTATTTTTCTCCCATTTTTATATCagtttatttgaaaataattaccgttaaaaaaataaatgactaCACTATCTTATAatataatgtataaaataaatttttattttaaaatNNNNNNNNNNNNNNNNNNNNNNNNNNNNNNNNNNNNNNNNNNNNNNNNNNNNNNNNNNNNNNNNNNNNNNNNNNNNNNNNNNNNNNNNNNNNNNNNNNNNNNNNNNNNNNNNNNNNNNNNNNNNNNNNNNNNNNNNNNNNNNNNNNNNNNNNNNNNNNNNNNNNNNNNNNNNNNNNNNNNNNNNNNNNNNNNNNNNNNNNNNNNNNNNNNNNNNNNNNNNNNNNNNNNNNNNNNNNNNNNNNNNNNNNNNNNNNNNNNNNNNNNNNNNNNNNNNNNNNNNNNNNNNNNNNNNNNNNNNNNNNNNNNNNNNNNNNNNNNNNNNNNNNNNNNNNNNNNNNNNNNNNNNNNNNNNNNNNNNNNNNNNNNNNNNNNNNNNNNNNNNNNNNNNNNNNNNNNNNNNNNNNNNNNNNNNNNNNNNNNNNNNNNNNNNNNNNNNgatgatgatgatgatgatgatgatgatgatgatgatgatgatgatgatgatgattattattattattattattattattatttgtttattttattacgttagtaaataatatttaaactaactgaaaaaatataattaaaaatattttaatttaattaaaaaatttcttgtAAGCATAtctaacttttatatatattaaatgtaataatatttaatagtatAGTATGTTTTGCAACAATGACTCCAAATATTAACTCAAGTGAGCAAGATCAACCTAGGTCCATTGTCCGGATTCTAAATCCGAATTATGTTCATTATCTTGGGATTCAATACAGATGAAGTCCACGTGTCCCATCTTAAATCGGCTCAAATTAAATTTTCGTTGTTAGTTAAAGATGGTAATGGATGTTCGTGTGGACGCGGCAGACTTTCATTCCCGTTCTTCGctcctattttttaaaaaaaaaatcctccATCCCCTCTCCATTTTCGTCGTAAATTCCTCTTTAATTATCCCCCCTTAAAGAATGCAGATACCCATAGTCAtctatagatattttttaaattttcttttaaataaaaaactaataatataataatcataaaataattaatttaatataattcaacacaattcataataacatttcaaagaaaataaaaatatcttccaACAAATtacataacataattttttagaatgaaATGGAGCGATATAGTGACAAATTTAAGACGTAGAGAATGTGAGTTAGAGAGAGATGCAAAACCAAGACAAAGGATATGCCTAAAAAAATGTTTGAATTGGAGGCAAGAATTAAGGTcactaaattcaaaaatatatattagaaaaaatcgGTAACTTTGTATTTGCGTTGTTTTAACAGGTCTTAAGAAGGGGGTAACTATGTCCCGTCCCTATCCATTTCATGTGGATAGGTTCCCACAATTCCACCCATAAAAATTTGACATATTTCTATTAAGTCCCAAATTGCGATTAATCCCTACGAATATATATTtggctattttttttatcatttcaaTTACTAGCATTCGTCGGTTCATGACGTGAAATTATACCAGCCGCTTAGTCAATTCTTAGATAACCAAAGTCCAGGTTATATCattttcataaaattatatgtatcttattataataatattaataaaaaaaaatatttaatactaaatgagtttatttttaaactgtataatttaataatttttcttcaattactatatatactaataatattaattcttCTAACTTTTTTAATCTATGTTTCCCAATATATTGTTCTTTTAGAAATATTCAATTACATAAATACTATCTACTTCGTTATACAACAGTTTAGAATCTTAATTATTTGGCTTTTATGGCAAGGACCTCTACTTTTTTAAGAATGTGATGAAATTTCTTTATCTATATCACCGTATTATAGCAAAATACAGTAACATCTAAATGGAGATCGAAATCaataaccaaataaaaaaaagctaaaTACATGAATGTCTAACTACTATGATACATAGATAAATGTGAAAGTACaattacacaaaaaaatttctaagtcataattcaaaattcacttATCCGTTCTGTCAATCAAACAATATATTCGAGTGTTACAATCTCTGTAGGCTGCCACATAGACTTTTGAACACCGAAAAAGCCCTCATTTTCTTTAATGTGAGTGATGCAAACCTctcagtttataaattttaccaTGCTCTCAAGCTCATTAATTACCTCAACAATGTCTCGAACAATAAGCGTACTTTTGGATCTCAGAATTTGATCAATCTCAGccacaacaacttgaaaattaCACCAAACAGACCAATAAATATATTAGCAAAATGACACAAATAATTATTGTCTATTGATATGATCTGACAAactattgattttgatgaatgagaaataaaataattatacacaCATTTTCTTGAGTCTTGAAAACATATAATCTACATGGAGAAAATCGTAAGACCTAGAATAAGTGCTAAACGATTTATACCAATTGTAATACATGCCAAAAAGAATGCGTTCATAAATAATAGGACGTATATCTGGAGTATCTACTGAAACTAACTACATTCATGATctaaatattcaattattttatagCTGCAGTAAATCTGgagactaaaaaataattataaaacaaagataatgacaacaataaatttatataattcggATTAACATTTcaaaagtgatttttttttacccTCTGTAAATTGATCTTATATCCataacattttaaatatttggcCATTAAATTTTTATCCCAACACATTTTCAGTGTTCATAGTCCATGGTAAAATTCTCAGGAACAGATTTTTCATAAACTCCAACTTGAGAATTTGTCAACCATGATTCATGAATACTTCATGGTTAACATATTATTTATAGTTTCAAATGGGAGTTGGAGGGTCTGATGGCTTATATCCACGATAAGTTGATAATTGCCCTCTTGCCACGACGTCTTAtaggaagaaaaaaattgttataaaaacTATCAAATAAAAGAgtcattgataaaaaaaatgagatccTCTTCTATTATATATGACCTtttataatgataaaataaaaatagaaggaataaaatttaatatttttatattagaaatagaatttaatattttttctaataaaattaaataatggattagttataattaatatatttaaatttaaataaataaaattaatcaaataaaaatatttttaagaattaatcaaattaattagttaatacaaataattagtataattgatttgatttaatttattgaattcaaaaagataaatcAAGAAAtagtttattaaatttaataaattaaaaagacaaatagAAAAACACTCTCGTAGGAGacaatgatttttttaactaattaatctGTGTATGTGTATTATAttgaattagaataaataacaaattatctattttaatatGCACCttataaattaacaaattaaaataatcgatataatgaattataattaattaattgatataaattataatgaactgtgtgatatttaaatatctaatcaaattaattaactgatataattaatttactgtaatgaattgtatttaatgaattaaaagaaaTGAATTGAAAACACTTTAACAATTAATtgtttgatataaattataataagtggtgtgatatttaaatatataatcaaatcaattagttgctctaattaATTCACCGTAGTAActtgtatttaatgagttaaaagaaataaattgaaaaatactcTTAGAAACATACCACGTCAACTCCATCATTAAGTGTAAAAACTCGattattatataatagaatagatatataattaaatttaatgaattcaattagaataagcaataaactatttattttattttgaactttacaaataaataaattaattaactaatataacgaattacaattaatatagtacaattataataaattatattaatatttaaatatctaatcaaatcaattagttgatataattaagttattgtaataaattgtattgaatgaattaaaaaaattaaatcagaaaCACTTTCTGGAGCATGTCACGTCAGCGCCATCATTAAGTTCAGAAAcccaatttttaaataatagaatagatagattGATCAAAcatatctattttaaaaaaattttaaattaaattatgatccaattggattgatttaaatttgaaaaataaaaataaccgttTGCTAATTGTTAAGAGAAATTGATGGAATAGTGGAGAGAGAATTGAAACGGTTATCTCTCACTATGAGAGATaacagttttaattttcttcctATTATCCCATCAACTTTTTTAGTACTAATTGATCAAGCATATCTGTTTTAATCTCTTCTACCAACGTTTTTTATGTACTAATTATATGCTAAAAGTTTGGattattgataatattaatatttttattattttcaattttttttaaaaaaatacatataaataagATACTTACAAAATTATCTCATTTATAgtgtaaataagataaaaaaaatatttatttcggtaattagtataattaatttatttgttaaaataaaaaaatcctataTTTGGACAGAtgtcatatttatttattttcagtaAAGGATAGATTTGGCACTCAAATGGGGCCTCGGCCTAGTTTTGTTTGCTGAAGGAAGTTAAGTTAGCCTACCCTAATAAGTTTAGAAAAATCAaaacatatttattttaatcttttctaCCAACGTCTTTTATGTATTAATTACATGTTAAAAATTTGgattattgataataatataatattaatattttttattatttttaaatttttttaaaaaaatatatataaacgagatacatgcaaaattatctcgtttataATGTAAACAAGATAAGAGAGAGATATTTATTTcgataattagtataattaatttatttattaaaataaaaaatcttatatttgGACAGAGGTCATCTTTGTTTATTTTCAGTAAAGGATggtggcggtggcggtggcCGCCACCCCCACCACTGGCGGCGTTCCTCTAACACCAACTTTCACTTCCGCAGCACCTCCACGTCAGAAACCCTCTCCTCCTTCAAAACGCTCCACCAAAACCAACAGCAACCACATCATACCCATAACACCACCCACTCCGTCGCCGTCAACGACATCCACAACAAAAGGTTCTAATTCCTCTTCCGTTCCTCTGAAGAAGGTTCTGGTTCCCATCGGCTACGGCACCGAAGAAATGGAAGCGGTTATCTTGATTCACGTTCTGCGCCAAGCTGGTGCTGACGTCACTGTAGCCTCCGTGGAGCCTCAGCTTCAAGTTGAAGCTGCTAAGGGCACCAAATTGGTCGCTGATACTTCCATTGAAGCATGCTCTGATCAAATTTTCGATCTTGTCGTTTTACCTGTTAGTTATTACTTATCTTGTTGGTCTTTTAAGTGATTCCATGACACAAGTATAATTACTATGCAGAGAAATAAAGAAAgggttaattgatttttaaaattacatttttgcattttatttaTAGGATGATATATCATTATTCTTATATATTTACTTGTAAAGTATTTCATAGTATTAtgatatatgaattttttatgaaaatggTTCAAACCAAGTTTCATGAAGAATTCATAATTAGGCAGCATATCGCATACCAATTCATCTACGTACCGGAACGTCATATGTATATTTTCCACACAATATTTTACATATGGCTACATATCTGTTTCGTATCGGAACATATTGTATTCCATGTAACTATGGTTCAAACTCTTTTCAAGACATGGCTATAGTGAGTAATTGTGTGTGGCTTGTTTGCATTGCAGGGAGGAATGCCTGGCTCAGTGAGGTTAAGGGATTGCGAGGTGCTGCAAAAAATCACATGCAGGCAAGCTGAGGAAAATAGGCTCTATGGTGCTATTTGTGCTGCTCCAGCCATTACCCTTTTGCCATGGGGTCTACTAAGGAGAAAGAAGGTACTAAACTTGGTTGGATCAATATCTGTTACTGTTTGAGGGTTTTTCTTAAGTTAAAAATGTATTTGCATGGCTAATTTTCTCTAGCTTGTTATGCAAGACTACATGTCACCCTGCATTCTTTGACAAGCTGCCGACATTTTGGGCCGTTAAGTCAAATCTTCAGGTTTCAGGAGGGCTTACAACGAGCCGTGGACCTGGAACAACTTACGAGTTTGCTGTATCCTTGGCTGAGCAGCTGTTTGGGGAGTCTGTTGCCAAGGACATTGCAGGATTGTTGGTAAAGTGTTTGCTTGATCCTAGCAATAATGGCAATAAAACTCAATtacgaatttttttaattatctgaTGTAGAATTCTAAACTGGATTCtatttccatttattttatgatttattcgAAAGCCTCAAATTGTAATCCAACTATCAAGTGCTAGGTTTTAGCAGGCTGTGCTGCCAACGAAACTAGATGATATTAGATAGTTGAACTAGTTGAAGTGAAGAATGTTAACTAGAAGTAGAAATGGGGAGAAGTGATTACCAACAGAAAAGGAGGAGCCGAAGAAATTAAGTTGTAGAGTGACAAATCTTCTTAAATCTATGTATTTCATTCTAGATCCTAaacttttattgtaattttctttcttaaaaaaGTATGGTGTGTCTAAAGTTCTATGTCTGACCAAATTACTCTCCcccctctctttttttatttttcagtttaTGAGAACTGCCGATGATAATGCAGTGAAGAAGGAGTTCAACAAAGTTGAGTGGTCTGTTGACCACCATGCCCCTAGTGTAATTTACTGTCGTATCATCATAATTTGGCAAGACTTCTGCTGTATCATCCTTCTGCGACATGTATCTTAACTATATGTTATGATATTCAGGTTCTTGTACCAGTTGCTCATGGGTCTGAAGAGATTGAAGTTGTGACTCTGATCGATATTCTAAGGCGAGCAAAAGCTAATGTCATAGTTGCATCCATTGAAAAGACTCATGAAGTTTTAGCTTCCAAAGGAACCAAAATTGTTGCTGATGTATTAATTAGTGATGCTCAAGAGTCCTCACATGATTTGATAATTCTACCGGTAAGATAAATTTCTGGAAATATATATGAAGACATCTACGCTTTTTATTGTGCTGGTATTCTGTACCCTTGAAGTCTACACTgcacaaaacaaataaataaataaataaaatcataaaaactgcTTGGAGCATAGGGTGAAAACCGAGAATAAATCATCACGTACTTACACCTGCTATTGTTATTTTGCTGGGATTAGAGTAGGGTTGATTATCGCAGTTGATTGAACAATTGCTTTAGCTTATGGAACTCAATGGAcgattattttttttgtcccaCGTATAATTTGTAGTTGCTTATCATGAATTGTTTAGGGAGGTACTGCTGGAACTGAAAGGCTAAGCAAATCTAGAATTCTGAAAAAGCTCCTTAAAGAACAGAACTCAGCTGGAAGAATATATGGGGCTATCTGCTCTTCGCTTTCCATTCTGCATAAACAAGGTTTACTGAAGGTATTTGACATGCTACTGTTCATATTCCAGATAAGTAATGCCCTATTGAAATGATGAAATTTCTTGTTACAGAACAAGAGGGCTGCAGCTCATTCGTCAATTATCGATAAAGCTGA harbors:
- the LOC107469843 gene encoding protein DJ-1 homolog C isoform X1, with product MEAVILIHVLRQAGADVTVASVEPQLQVEAAKGTKLVADTSIEACSDQIFDLVVLPGGMPGSVRLRDCEVLQKITCRQAEENRLYGAICAAPAITLLPWGLLRRKKFMRTADDNAVKKEFNKVEWSVDHHAPSVLVPVAHGSEEIEVVTLIDILRRAKANVIVASIEKTHEVLASKGTKIVADVLISDAQESSHDLIILPGGTAGTERLSKSRILKKLLKEQNSAGRIYGAICSSLSILHKQGLLKNKRAAAHSSIIDKAEDEAINGAAVVIDGKLITSEGLSTVTDFALAVVNKLFGNGRARSVAEGLVFEYPNS
- the LOC107469843 gene encoding protein DJ-1 homolog C isoform X2, coding for MEAVILIHVLRQAGADVTVASVEPQLQVEAAKGTKLVADTSIEACSDQIFDLVVLPGGMPGSVRLRDCEVLQKITCRQAEENRLYGAICAAPAITLLPWGLLRRKKTTCHPAFFDKLPTFWAVKSNLQVSGGLTTSRGPGTTYEFAVSLAEQLFGESVAKDIAGLLFMRTADDNAVKKEFNKVEWSVDHHAPSVLVPVAHGSEEIEVVTLIDILRRAKANVIVASIEKTHEVLASKGTKIVADVLISDAQESSHDLIILPGGTAGTERLSKSRILKKLLKEQNSAGRIYGAICSSLSILHKQGLLKNKRAAAHSSIIDKAEDEAINGAAVVIDGKLITSEGLSTVTDFALAVVNKLFGNGRARSVAEGLVFEYPNS